Genomic segment of Sulfurimonas sp.:
CTATACAATAGATCCAAATATATGTAACTCTTTAATTGGTGATAATCTTAGAATTACACAAGTACTAAATAATTTTATAGCAAATGCCATAAAATTTACGCATGAGGGCTTTATTAATGTTGATATAGCCCTTAAAGAAAAAACAGATAATCTATTAAAATTAGAATTTTCAGTAAAAGACTCAGGTATCGGTATAGCAAGGGAAAATCAAGAAAAACTTTTTAAAGCTTTTTCACAAGAAGACAGCTCAACAACAAAGAAATTTGGTGGAACCGGACTTGGACTGGCTATATCTAAACAGTTGGTAGAGATGATGGGCGGAAAAATATTTTTCCGTAGTGATAGAGGCCTTGGAAGCATTTTCGGTTTTACATTGGATTTTGAATATGGAGATGAGAACAACTGTTTAGATGCAAAACCTAACTTTGTTGAAAATAAAAAGTTTCTTGTAATAGATAATAATAAAATAGACAGAACCTATTTAGTCTCAATATTAACATCTTGGGGAATAAAATCATACCAAGCAAAAGATGGTGAAGAAGCTTATGAGATATTAAAAAATGAAAATATTGATTATCTTTTAGTTGATTGGAATATACCAAAACTTGATGGATTGGAACTTCTTGAAAAGCTTCAAAATGAGAATATAAATATACCTAATATACTAATGTTGACGGCACACAATAAAAATAAATTATTAGAAAGAGCAAAAAAGAATAAGATCGACATAGATAAAATACTTGAGAAACCATATACCCCATCATCAATATATAATATATTGTTTGATAAAGAAAATATTCAAAACTCATTTGACTATACCAATACAACATTGAAACTTAATACTAAAAAGAGTGCATTACTTGTTGAGGATAACGATATAAATCAAATAGTTGCTAAGAAAACACTTGAAGGTATAGGCTTTGATGTTGATCTTGCAAAAGATGGTTTAGAAGCTGTGTCTATGTGTAAAGAAAATATATATAACATAATATTTATGGATCTTCAAATGCCTAATATGGATGGTTTTGAAGCAAGTAAAATTATTAGAGAGTTTGATAAAGAGATACCGATTATTGCTTTGAGTGCAGCCGTAATGGAGAAAGATAAAGAGTTGACACAAGCAGCAGGTATGAATGAACACCTTTCTAAACCTATTGAAAAAAATGAACTTTTTAAAGTTATAAAAAAATACTTTGATACAAAAATAGAAACTGAAGATTTAGAGCCTGAAAATGTATTAATAAAAATAGAAGGTATAGATATGGATAAAGTCCTCTCTGATACACAGATGAGTATAAAAAACCTTTATACTATATATCTTGAATTTGCAAAAAACTTTAAAGATATAAAAATAACTACAAATTCTTATGAAAAAGATTCAGATGAACTTAAAAACTATATACATAAACTAAAAGGTGCCAGTGGCAATCTGAGAATATCAGCTATATATGATCTATCAAAGAAAATAAATGATAATGAAGAATACCAACTTATTAATGAGCTAATAGACATCACAACTGAAGTATGCTCTGAAATAGAAAATAAACTTATACCTATAGTTGAGAGTGCTACAAATACGGATATTGATATAAAAGAGTTAGAACAAATGATTTATGATATGATTAAAGATTTAGATAACTATGAATATATTGAATCCAGTAGAAAAAATGATCTGCTAAAAATAATCAAAGTAAGAGTTAATGATGAACTGTTTAAACAACTTAGTAAGAGTTTCGATGAAGGTGACAACGATAAAATGATTAAACAATTAGAAACTACATTACAAAGTTTACAGGGAGAAATTTAGTGAAAGATGAAATAAGCATAAAAGATAAGTTTTCGATTCTTGCAGTAGACGATCAGGAGTTAAATCAAGAACTTATAACAAATATGCTTGGTGGTACATACAATATAAAAAGTGTTCTTAATGGTAAAGGAGCTCTAAAAGTTTTAGAAAAATTTGACATAGACTTAATACTTTTAGATATAGAGATGCCTGATATGAATGGCTTTGAATGTGCAAAGCTGATAAAACAAAATCCAGCTACAAAAGATATACCTATCATCTTTCTAACTTCCCACCAAGATAAAGAGTATATTATTAAAGGTTTTAAACTCGGTGCCAATGACTACATTAGCAAACCTTTTAACTTTGAAGAGTTAAAAGTCAGAGTTGAGAACCAATTAAAAACATTTGAATTATTAAAAAAACTAGAGTCTGCATACAAAAACTTGGAAAAGTTTATAGACTCTCAAGATAATATAGTAATACTTACAGATGGTGAAGAATTACTTTTTGCAAACAAAAAATTTTTTAATTATTTAGGTTATGATAATCTAGAACAATTTAAAAAATATCATAACTGTATATGTGAACTTTTTATTGAGAATGACAGGTTTTTTCATCTTGGAAAAATTAAAGAAGACGAGAACTGGCTAAATGTAATACAAACACTTCCTCATACTGAAAGAATTGTTTCCATGTTGGTAAACGACTTAAACCCTCATGCATTTTCAGTTACGGCAAATCACTATGATGAAAACACATTAATTGTCACCTTTACAGATATATCACAAACAGTTTTAGAGCATATAAGACTTGAGAAGAAAGCCATACATGATAAACTAACAGATGCATATAACCGTGAATTTTTTGAACTAAACTACAACAAGTTAATCCATAATTTTAAAGAACAAGGATATCAATTAGGGTTAGCGCTTTTGGACATTGATCATTTTAAAGATGTAAATGACACATATGGACATGATGTTGGCGATGAAGTACTAATCCAGTTTGTGAATACAATAAATAAATATTCAAGAAATGATGATTATTTAATCCGCTGGGGTGGAGAAGAATTTATCTTTATTTTAAAAGTTACTTCCTTTGAAGCTTTAGAAAAAGCATTGGAGCATCTAAGAAAAGTTATAGAGATTCAAGAGTTCAATAAAGTAGGCAAAAAAACTTGTTCTATCGGTGGAACAGTATATAGAGATAATGAAGATATTTCACAGACAATTAAAAGAGCGGATGAGGCAGTATATGAAGCAAAAGCTAAAGGCAGAAACAAAGTTGTTTTATTGTAAATAATACAACTGCAGCTGCTTTAACTAATCTGTTTAGTCCATTTGGAATTTTACGATTAAACTCATATATCCGTTTGTAATATCATCAAAAGTATATGTAACTCCACCAAGAGTATGAGTATCATCACTTAAAGTCATAAGACGAGCACCAAGTTCTAGATCAAACATATCATTAATATGGTAGTTAATTCCCACATCTCCACCTATATATTTCGTAGTATACTCTCTTACGGCAGCTGTTAGGTCCTTAAACTCAAAACTTACACGACCGATATTTCCACCAATAAAAAAGTTTAAACTGTCCATTACATTAAACTTGTACTGAAGCTCTGCACCATACATATAAGCTTTATCCCAATCATAGTGATCACCGTTCATAAAAGCTTTTCTAGCTGAAAGGAACATTCTAAAATCACGTGTTTCAGCACCAACTTTAAAACCGGCCATATTAAAATCTTCTTCTTTTTTTATAGCAGTAGTGTCCTTAATATCAAAAGTAGCCATACCACCCTCTATACCAACTAAAGAATTAGAATCATATATATACTTATCATCTGTTTCTGCATATGATACAGTTGCGATAAGTAAACCAGCTAGTAACATTTTACTTAATTTTTTTCTCATTAAACATTCCTTTGTATAAATTATTTTCTTGGTATGTTTTTAGCACAAATCATACCACTACCAAAAGCCCACTGGAAATTATATCCTCCAAGCTCACCGGTAACATCGACAACTTCGCCGATAAAGTAAAGTTTTTTTACTTTTTTTGCTTCAAAAGTTTGAAAATCTAGTTCATTCGCTATAACTCCACCACGAGAAACCTCAGCTTTAGTAAATCCAAAATTTCCTGCTGGTGCGAAAGTATAATTGTGTATAAGAGATAGTTTCTCTTTGCTTATAGCATCTATTTTTTTACATTCTATGTCTTTAACATCTAAGGCTTTTAGTAGTGCTTTTGAGAGTCTTTTAGGTAGAGGAATAACTGATGATATAAGTTTTTTACTCCCTTTAATCAGATCAAATATATTTTTATCTGGCAGAAAATCTATATAAATATTCCCTTTTCTCCAATACAGCGAAGCTGAAAGTACAGCCGGTCCGCTTATACCTTTATGGGCAAAAAGCATCTCCTCATTAATAACTCTATCATCTACTTTAATATTTACATAACATGAAAGACCGCTTAACTCTTTCATCCAAAACTCTTGTTTTTGAACAGTAAGTCCAGCTAATGCAGGTGTAAAATTTTTAACTTCCAGATCAAAGTTTTTTGCTATTTTTAAGCCAATATCGCTTGCACCTATATTTTTAAAACTCTCTCCACCTGTAGCGACAACAAGTGCATAAGATTTTAAAGAGCCTTTATCTGTTATAACTTCAAAAACATCATCCTGCTTTTTTACATCGATAACTTTTGTATTTAGGTAAAACTTTGCAAAAGATGATTTTTTCTTTAAAACATTTATAATATCATCGGCTGATCTTTTACAAAAATAGTATCTATTTTTTCTAAGTTCAAGTTCTATTTGATTGGCTTTTAAAAAATTCAGCATATCATCTCTGCTGAACTTTTTTAAAACACTTTTAATTAAGACTGCATCCCCGTCAAAGTTTTTAACATCTACATACTTATTAGTTATATTACACTTTCCGCCACCTGAGATTTTTAACTTTTTAG
This window contains:
- a CDS encoding diguanylate cyclase domain-containing protein; the encoded protein is MKDEISIKDKFSILAVDDQELNQELITNMLGGTYNIKSVLNGKGALKVLEKFDIDLILLDIEMPDMNGFECAKLIKQNPATKDIPIIFLTSHQDKEYIIKGFKLGANDYISKPFNFEELKVRVENQLKTFELLKKLESAYKNLEKFIDSQDNIVILTDGEELLFANKKFFNYLGYDNLEQFKKYHNCICELFIENDRFFHLGKIKEDENWLNVIQTLPHTERIVSMLVNDLNPHAFSVTANHYDENTLIVTFTDISQTVLEHIRLEKKAIHDKLTDAYNREFFELNYNKLIHNFKEQGYQLGLALLDIDHFKDVNDTYGHDVGDEVLIQFVNTINKYSRNDDYLIRWGGEEFIFILKVTSFEALEKALEHLRKVIEIQEFNKVGKKTCSIGGTVYRDNEDISQTIKRADEAVYEAKAKGRNKVVLL
- a CDS encoding outer membrane beta-barrel protein — protein: MRKKLSKMLLAGLLIATVSYAETDDKYIYDSNSLVGIEGGMATFDIKDTTAIKKEEDFNMAGFKVGAETRDFRMFLSARKAFMNGDHYDWDKAYMYGAELQYKFNVMDSLNFFIGGNIGRVSFEFKDLTAAVREYTTKYIGGDVGINYHINDMFDLELGARLMTLSDDTHTLGGVTYTFDDITNGYMSLIVKFQMD
- a CDS encoding NAD(P)/FAD-dependent oxidoreductase, with translation MKIRDVIILGAGASGLMCASYLDKNLDVAIVDVNDKVAKKLKISGGGKCNITNKYVDVKNFDGDAVLIKSVLKKFSRDDMLNFLKANQIELELRKNRYYFCKRSADDIINVLKKKSSFAKFYLNTKVIDVKKQDDVFEVITDKGSLKSYALVVATGGESFKNIGASDIGLKIAKNFDLEVKNFTPALAGLTVQKQEFWMKELSGLSCYVNIKVDDRVINEEMLFAHKGISGPAVLSASLYWRKGNIYIDFLPDKNIFDLIKGSKKLISSVIPLPKRLSKALLKALDVKDIECKKIDAISKEKLSLIHNYTFAPAGNFGFTKAEVSRGGVIANELDFQTFEAKKVKKLYFIGEVVDVTGELGGYNFQWAFGSGMICAKNIPRK